The window GCAGGATGAGTACATGAAATCTTCTCGGAACGTCAACACTAGGACGTCCTGTGTGTCAGTATCGCCAACTATTAGAGTATGTCTTTATAGCATACCCAACCGGCAAATAATGTTGTTGCAAAAAATCTGGACGGTTGTGTAAAGCCAGCTTGTTGTAACAGCGTTAAAATTTCCTCTTCTTGCATAAATGATAGAGCGCGTATGGACTGCTCCATATTAGCCACTTCTGAGGCTGAAAGCTTGGTATGTTGTAGCCAATAGGCACGCCATAAATCAAACTGTAACTCCGTTTCAGTTGAGTTTAGCTGCCCGTATTTAGATACAAGGACAAAGGGTGCTCCAGGTTTTAAATGCTTCGCAATTTCTTTTAATGTTGCAAGTTTCTCTTCATAAGTTTCGATAAAATGCAGAACTAATATACAACTGGCAGCATCAAACTTTGTTATTGGTAATGGTGTTTCTAGTATAGTGCCTTGAAATAAGGAAATATTATTTGGTAACAGTTTTAAGCGTTCTTCTGCAATTAGGAGCATTGCTTGTGCAGGATCTACACCGACAAAGGACCAGTGAGGTCTTTGTTCGGCAAGCTGTAAAATTTCATTGCCGCTTCCCGAGCCAAGTACTAAAAACGTAGCTTCCTCAGACAGGTTGGATCGGTAAAAGGTTTGTGTTAAACGTAGCATTGCATCATAGCTTGGTAACGTACGTCGAATACCTTTTTCATATTCGTTTGCGAGTGTGTTATTAAATTCCATCATGTATCACATACCTTTCAAAAAATTTTTAAAAATTTTAATATGCATGAAACTATTTAGGGTATAGTTCCGTAAATAGTAGTACAAATAAAAAAGACAAATAAAAAAGGAAGGTTGATATAAATGGAGGCAAAATGGTCTAAGGTAATCATACATGCAAGTGCGTTTTTTGCGCCATGGTTAGTACCGATTATTTTTTTCTTAATTAGTTCTGATGATGAAATAAAAGCAGTTTCCATTCAAGCTTTGCTATTCCAAATCGTGATGTGGGTATTAATTGCAATTGCAGGTATTTTAAGTTTTGTGATAATCGGTTTACCTTTCTTACTGATTTTTATCATTATGTTATTCGTCGTACCAATTATCGGTATTGTGAAGGCTTTATCTGATGAGCCTTGGCGCTACCCGATTGTTGGCCGCTGGGTATAATTTCTATAGACGCAAGTATATGCTAGATGCATATGCTTGCGTTTTTTCTATAGGTGAAAAGGGTAGGCTATAATTATGAACTCCGCTTTAACTTTTTTCTTTATTGTTTCATGTGACAAACTTAGCGAAGAGATTTAATTTCTTTGGTGATCATTGGAAAAGAGCGTATCTCCTAACCCCAGATGGGCCAGTGACGCTATTGCCTGATGATAAATCGTACTTAATTGAGGGCGAAATGATACTTGCAACTTTTCAATGTGCTTATTAATTGCAATTATTTTCAAGCGTTCTGTATAATATACTCAAAGATAGTCAAAGATAGTCAAAGTCAGTGCAGTTAGCGAGGTGTATTCCTAAAATGCGTAATATTTCAGACATCATAGAAGGCTACTTAAAGCAAGTACTTGAATTAGGTGGAGAAGGGCATATTGAAATTAAACGTAGTGAAATTGCCGATAAATTTCAATGTGTACCGTCCCAAATAAATTATGTAATTAATACAAGATTTACTGCTGAGCGTGGTTACCTTGTTGAAAGTAAACGTGGCGGGGGTGGATACATTCGAATTTTACGTGTCCGTGCAAACTCACAAATTGATTTGATTGATGATGTACTCTTTCATATTGAAGGTGGAGCATCTCAGACAGTGGCAGAAGATGTAGTTTATCGTTTAATTGATGAGCAGGTAATTTCGAAACGAGAAGCGAAATTAATGTTAGCGGCAGTTGATCGCTCGACATTAGATTTACAATTACCTTTACGGGATAACATTCGTGCGAATATTTTACGTGCGATGTTAACAACGATTAAATACGAAAAGCAAAAGTAAAGAGGTGATGGAAATGATATGCGAACATTGCAAGCAGCGTAATGCGACAGTAACTGTAACACAAGTTCAAAATAGTCAGAAGATGGAACATCATTATTGTGACGTCTGCGCTTCGCAGTTCCATCCATTTCATGCAGAGTTTAAGCAAGAGCCAGTTTCAATTCAACAATTATTATCCAATTGGTTCGGCTCACCAACGTGGCAACAAAAAGTTGGCGAAAAGCAACAAGCACCACCCCAGCAACAGACGTGCACATACTGTGGGTTTACGTATAAGCGATTTTTAAAAGAGGGGAAATTTGGCTGCCCTAGTTGTTATGACACTTTTGCTGAGCATTTGCCAAAGCTCTTTAACCGTATTCAGGCTGGACCTCAGCATATTGGCAAAATGCCAGGTGCTCATAGCAATGTCTATGTCGTAAAAAAACAAATTGAAGATATTCGCAAACGGATGAAAGATGCCGTAGACGAAGAACAATTTGAAGAGGCTGCGAAGCTTCG of the Lysinibacillus fusiformis genome contains:
- a CDS encoding class I SAM-dependent methyltransferase, which translates into the protein MMEFNNTLANEYEKGIRRTLPSYDAMLRLTQTFYRSNLSEEATFLVLGSGSGNEILQLAEQRPHWSFVGVDPAQAMLLIAEERLKLLPNNISLFQGTILETPLPITKFDAASCILVLHFIETYEEKLATLKEIAKHLKPGAPFVLVSKYGQLNSTETELQFDLWRAYWLQHTKLSASEVANMEQSIRALSFMQEEEILTLLQQAGFTQPSRFFATTLFAGWVCYKDIL
- a CDS encoding DUF4870 domain-containing protein; the encoded protein is MEAKWSKVIIHASAFFAPWLVPIIFFLISSDDEIKAVSIQALLFQIVMWVLIAIAGILSFVIIGLPFLLIFIIMLFVVPIIGIVKALSDEPWRYPIVGRWV
- a CDS encoding CtsR family transcriptional regulator, giving the protein MRNISDIIEGYLKQVLELGGEGHIEIKRSEIADKFQCVPSQINYVINTRFTAERGYLVESKRGGGGYIRILRVRANSQIDLIDDVLFHIEGGASQTVAEDVVYRLIDEQVISKREAKLMLAAVDRSTLDLQLPLRDNIRANILRAMLTTIKYEKQK
- a CDS encoding UvrB/UvrC motif-containing protein, whose amino-acid sequence is MICEHCKQRNATVTVTQVQNSQKMEHHYCDVCASQFHPFHAEFKQEPVSIQQLLSNWFGSPTWQQKVGEKQQAPPQQQTCTYCGFTYKRFLKEGKFGCPSCYDTFAEHLPKLFNRIQAGPQHIGKMPGAHSNVYVVKKQIEDIRKRMKDAVDEEQFEEAAKLRDEAKELENQLQFEGGDVS